The Odocoileus virginianus isolate 20LAN1187 ecotype Illinois chromosome 3, Ovbor_1.2, whole genome shotgun sequence genome includes a window with the following:
- the TCOF1 gene encoding treacle protein isoform X7, which produces MAEARKRRELLPLIYQHLLQAGYVRAAREVKEQSGQKSFLKQSVTLLDIYTHWQQTSEIGRKRKAEEDAALQAKRTRVSDPISSSESSEEEEEEEEEAEAQTAKPTPRLAATNSSVTGTVSSSSVKEKAKAKTTKASKTVNSTTHPAPGKAVAHLLPGKSPQKTTGPSANAVLVSETEEKGSVSALRTATTPGMASADQADSSSEDTTSSSDETDLEVKAAVKPLQVRSSAAAVKESPRKSAAPTPGKAGVVTPQVKGSAVTPASRAKKPEEVSESSEESDESEEEAPAGTPSQVKALEKTVPIKVAPSPAKGTPGKGATPAPPGKAGPSATQAMTGKPEEDSESSSQESDSEEETQAVKTPVQAKPSGKIPQVKAASAAPTQVLSPKKGAPPAPPGKAGPAATQPRKQEEESSSSEESDSEGEEPAAVRQTTSLAQAKPLEKNSQVRAASAMGAGPSVKGTVPALPQKARSVAAQDGKQEDSESSSEEESDSEEEVQRAGTSAQAQSSGKALQVRPASGPTKGPPQKAGPATTQIKVERAEEDSESSEEESDSEDEAPVAKTPAQAKSAVKTSQIKASPKKGTPITPASARVPPVQVGTPAPRTAATVSTPTCASSPAVVRRTQKPGEDSSSSEESESEEETAPAAAGGQMKSVGKSLPVKAASAPTKGPSGKGTTPGPPGKAGPAVAQVKTEAQEDSESSEESDNEEAAATPAQVKTSVKTPQTKANPSATRVTSAKVAAPAPGKETLAVAQAKVGSPAKVKPPARAPQSSAVSGRGQASVPAVGKAAAATAQAQPGPVRGSQEDSESSEEESDSEGEAPAQAKPSGKTPQVRTASAPTKASPKKGATPVPPGKAGPPAAQARRQEEDSESSSEEESDSDGDAPAAAPSAQKEGSSKTATSKTLASASLEKKAEESSTSSDEDLPSSQSSWPSCYPRPSAGYRHPEEGSGLGEHSQELL; this is translated from the exons ATGGCTGAGGCCAGGAAGCGGCGGGAGCTGCTTCCCCTGATCTACCAGCATCTGCTGCAGGCGGGCTATGTGCGCGCGGCGCGGGAAGTGAAGGAGCAGAGCGGCCAG AAAAGTTTCCTGAAGCAGTCTGTAACCCTTCTGGACATCTATACACACTGGCAACA AACTTCGGAGATTGGCCGGAAACGGAAGGCAGAGGAAGATGCGGCCTTGCAGGCGAAGAGGACCCGCGTATCAGACCCCATCAGCAGCTCAGAGAGCtcggaagaggaggaggaggaggaggaggaggcagaagccCAAACCGCCAAACCCA CCCCGAGACTAGCAGCTACCAACTCCTCAGTCACAGGGACAGTTTCATCTTCAAGTGTGAAAGAAAAAGCCAAG GCAAAGACCACGAAAGCCAGCAAGACGGTGAACTCCACGACACACCCTGCCCCTGGAAAGGCAGTGGCCCACCTCCTCCCTGGGAAGTCACCCCAGAAGACTACAGGGCCCTCGGCAAATGCTGTCTTGGTGTCAGAAACCGAGGAAAAGGGCAGCGTGTCAGCCCTCAGAACTGCCACCACGCCTG GAATGGCATCCGCTGACCAGGCTGACAGCTCCAGTGAGGATACCACCAGCTCGAGTGATGAGACGGACTTGGAG GTGAAAGCCGCAGTAAAACCACTGCAGGTCAGATCCTCAGCCGCTGCAGTCAAGGAGTCTCCGAGAAAAAGTGCAGCACCAACCCCAGGGAAGGCAGGGGTTGTAACACCCCAAGTCAAAGGCAGTGCTGTGACCCCAGCCAGCAGGGCCAAGAAGCCAGAAGAGGTCTCAGAGAGCAGCGAGGAGTCCGACGAGAGTGAGGAGGAGGCCCCTGCGGGGACACCCAGTCAG GTGAAGGCCTTGGAGAAAACTGTCCCAATCAAAGTTGCTCCTAGTCCTGCCAAGGGGACCCCTGGGAAAGGGGCCACcccagcaccccctgggaagGCAGGGCCCTCAGCCACCCAGGCCATGACGGGGAAGCCAGAGGAGGACTCAGAGAGCAGCAGCCAGGAGTCAGACAGCGAGGAGGAGACACAAGCTGTTAAGACCCCAGTGCAG gcaAAGccctctgggaagatcccccaggttAAAGCCGCCTCCGCAGCACCCACCCAGGTGCTTTCCCCTAAGAAAGGGGCCCCTCCAGCACCCCCTGGCAAGGCAGGGCCTGCAGCCACCCAGCccaggaagcaggaggaggagagcagCAGCAGCGAGGAATCGGACAGCGAGGGCGAGGAGCCCGCGGCCGTGCGGCAGACTACAAGCCTGGCTCAG GCAAAGCCCTTGGAGAAAAACTCTCAGGTCAGAGCTGCCTCAGCCATGGGTGCGGGACCCTCGGTGAAGGGCACAGTCCCAGCGCTCCCTCAGAAGGCAAGGTCTGTGGCCGCCCAGGACGGGAAGCAGGAGGACTCAGAGAGCAGCAGTGAGGAGGAATCGGACAGCGAGGAGGAGGTGCAGAGGGCAGGGACCTCAGCCCAG GCACAGTCCTCTGGGAAAGCCCTCCAGGTCAGACCTGCCTCAGGTCCCACCAAGGGGCCCCCTCAGAAGGCCGGGCCTGCAACCACCCAGATCAAGGTCGAAAGGGCCGAGGAAGACTCAGAGAGCAGTGAGGAGGAGTCAGACAGTGAGGATGAAGCTCCTGTAGCCAAGACTCCAGCCCAG GCAAAATCAGCGGTGAAAACTTCTCAGATCAAGGCCTCCCCAAAGAAGGGCACCCCCATTACACCCGCATCTGCCAGGGTCCCCCCAGTGCAAGTCGGCACCCCAGCCCCCCGGACAGCAGCAACAGTGAGTACACCCACCTGCGCATCATCCCCTGCCGTAGTCAGGCGCACCCAGAAGCCGGGGGAGGACTCTTCAAGCAGCGAGGAGTCCGAGAGCGAGGAGGAGACAGCTCCTGCTGCCGCAGGGGGACAG ATGAAGTCTGTAGGGAAGAGCCTCCCAGTGAAAGCTGCCTCAGCACCCACCAAGGGGCCCTCAGGGAAAGGGACCACCCCAGGGCCCCCTGGGAAGGCAGGACCCGCAGTGGCACAGGTCAAGACTGAGGCGCAGGAAGACTCGGAGAGCAGTGAGGAGTCAGACAATGAGGAAGCGGCCGCAACTCCTGCACAg GTGAAGACTTCAGTGAAAACCCCTCAGACCAAAGCCAACCCTTCTGCCACCAGAGTGACTTCAGCCAAAGTGGCAGCACCAGCTCCTGGAAAGGAGACCCTTGCTGTTGCTCAAGCCAAAGTGGGGTCCCCAGCCAAG GTAAAACCACCAGCGAGAGCCCCCCAGAGCAGCGCCGTCTCTGGGAGGGGCCAGGCGTCTGTGCCGGCTGTGGGGAAGGCAGCAGCTGCAACAGCCCAGGCCCAACCTGGGCCTGTCAGGGGCTCACAGGAGGACTCGGAGAGCAGTGAGGAGGAGTCGGACAGTGAGGGAGAGGCGCCTGCTCAG GCAAAGCCCTCAGGAAAGACCCCCCAGGTCAGAACTGCCTCAGCCCCCACCAAGGCATCCCCCAAGAAAGGGGCTACCCCGGTACCCCCTGGGAAGGCAGGACCCCCAGCTGCCCAggccaggaggcaggaggaggactcAGAGAGCAGCAGCGAGGAGGAGTCGGACAGTGACGGGGACGCGCCAGCAGCTGCACCTTCAGCCCAG AAAGAGGGTAGCTCCAAAACTGCCACAAGCAAGACCCTGGCCTCCgcctccctggagaagaaagcagAGGAGTCCTCAACCAGCAGTGATGAGGACCTGCCATCGAGCCAG TCCAGCTGGCCCAGCTGCTACCCCCGCCCAAGCGCAGGCTACAGGCACCCCGAGGAAGGCTCAGGCCTCGGAGAGCACAGCCAGGAGCTCCTCTGA
- the TCOF1 gene encoding treacle protein isoform X6, which produces MSSRGGVGAFSGLLLLGMASADQADSSSEDTTSSSDETDLEVKAAVKPLQVRSSAAAVKESPRKSAAPTPGKAGVVTPQVKGSAVTPASRAKKPEEVSESSEESDESEEEAPAGTPSQVKALEKTVPIKVAPSPAKGTPGKGATPAPPGKAGPSATQAMTGKPEEDSESSSQESDSEEETQAVKTPVQAKPSGKIPQVKAASAAPTQVLSPKKGAPPAPPGKAGPAATQPRKQEEESSSSEESDSEGEEPAAVRQTTSLAQAKPLEKNSQVRAASAMGAGPSVKGTVPALPQKARSVAAQDGKQEDSESSSEEESDSEEEVQRAGTSAQAQSSGKALQVRPASGPTKGPPQKAGPATTQIKVERAEEDSESSEEESDSEDEAPVAKTPAQAKSAVKTSQIKASPKKGTPITPASARVPPVQVGTPAPRTAATVSTPTCASSPAVVRRTQKPGEDSSSSEESESEEETAPAAAGGQMKSVGKSLPVKAASAPTKGPSGKGTTPGPPGKAGPAVAQVKTEAQEDSESSEESDNEEAAATPAQVKTSVKTPQTKANPSATRVTSAKVAAPAPGKETLAVAQAKVGSPAKVKPPARAPQSSAVSGRGQASVPAVGKAAAATAQAQPGPVRGSQEDSESSEEESDSEGEAPAQAKPSGKTPQVRTASAPTKASPKKGATPVPPGKAGPPAAQARRQEEDSESSSEEESDSDGDAPAAAPSAQKEGSSKTATSKTLASASLEKKAEESSTSSDEDLPSSQVIKTPLIFVDPNRSPAGPAATPAQAQATGTPRKAQASESTARSSSESEDEDVIPATQCLTPATRTSVVTVPTAPPKAALRASVVGAPSSEDTSQGSEGKKQESSATQVTKRNLPLTQAALKVLAQKASEAQPPAAKTPSSSGTDSAVGTLSTASPQSTPTQARMANKLRKPEVPAAQRAPATPSGHPTAKAPAPSDDSNSSSSGSEDDAEGSQAAPSAHRPGPAPSRRETLVEETTAESSDDEVVAPSQSLLSGFVTPGLTPASSKTSKATPKPDASPSVSSAPAPRDAPEGKQEVEPQQAAGTMSPKTGRKEAGATPQKPGKGPGSPPASMLALQNNITQRLLSEPWPLSEAQVQASVAKVLTELLEQERKKAVDTTKEGSRKGRLGHKRKLSEDQTTPKAPKSKKKKQLAATDGGEHVVSSEKAPRTVKGKSKKDRAGGDVKEKKEESPGSQGAKEKPVGELGTPKGDGGDHGNLKIKKEKKSDKKKKDKEKKEKKKKAKKASTKDPGSPSQKKKKRKKKTAEQTV; this is translated from the exons ATGAGCAGCCGGGGTGGGGTTGGAGCATTTTCTGGCTTATTGCTGTTAG GAATGGCATCCGCTGACCAGGCTGACAGCTCCAGTGAGGATACCACCAGCTCGAGTGATGAGACGGACTTGGAG GTGAAAGCCGCAGTAAAACCACTGCAGGTCAGATCCTCAGCCGCTGCAGTCAAGGAGTCTCCGAGAAAAAGTGCAGCACCAACCCCAGGGAAGGCAGGGGTTGTAACACCCCAAGTCAAAGGCAGTGCTGTGACCCCAGCCAGCAGGGCCAAGAAGCCAGAAGAGGTCTCAGAGAGCAGCGAGGAGTCCGACGAGAGTGAGGAGGAGGCCCCTGCGGGGACACCCAGTCAG GTGAAGGCCTTGGAGAAAACTGTCCCAATCAAAGTTGCTCCTAGTCCTGCCAAGGGGACCCCTGGGAAAGGGGCCACcccagcaccccctgggaagGCAGGGCCCTCAGCCACCCAGGCCATGACGGGGAAGCCAGAGGAGGACTCAGAGAGCAGCAGCCAGGAGTCAGACAGCGAGGAGGAGACACAAGCTGTTAAGACCCCAGTGCAG gcaAAGccctctgggaagatcccccaggttAAAGCCGCCTCCGCAGCACCCACCCAGGTGCTTTCCCCTAAGAAAGGGGCCCCTCCAGCACCCCCTGGCAAGGCAGGGCCTGCAGCCACCCAGCccaggaagcaggaggaggagagcagCAGCAGCGAGGAATCGGACAGCGAGGGCGAGGAGCCCGCGGCCGTGCGGCAGACTACAAGCCTGGCTCAG GCAAAGCCCTTGGAGAAAAACTCTCAGGTCAGAGCTGCCTCAGCCATGGGTGCGGGACCCTCGGTGAAGGGCACAGTCCCAGCGCTCCCTCAGAAGGCAAGGTCTGTGGCCGCCCAGGACGGGAAGCAGGAGGACTCAGAGAGCAGCAGTGAGGAGGAATCGGACAGCGAGGAGGAGGTGCAGAGGGCAGGGACCTCAGCCCAG GCACAGTCCTCTGGGAAAGCCCTCCAGGTCAGACCTGCCTCAGGTCCCACCAAGGGGCCCCCTCAGAAGGCCGGGCCTGCAACCACCCAGATCAAGGTCGAAAGGGCCGAGGAAGACTCAGAGAGCAGTGAGGAGGAGTCAGACAGTGAGGATGAAGCTCCTGTAGCCAAGACTCCAGCCCAG GCAAAATCAGCGGTGAAAACTTCTCAGATCAAGGCCTCCCCAAAGAAGGGCACCCCCATTACACCCGCATCTGCCAGGGTCCCCCCAGTGCAAGTCGGCACCCCAGCCCCCCGGACAGCAGCAACAGTGAGTACACCCACCTGCGCATCATCCCCTGCCGTAGTCAGGCGCACCCAGAAGCCGGGGGAGGACTCTTCAAGCAGCGAGGAGTCCGAGAGCGAGGAGGAGACAGCTCCTGCTGCCGCAGGGGGACAG ATGAAGTCTGTAGGGAAGAGCCTCCCAGTGAAAGCTGCCTCAGCACCCACCAAGGGGCCCTCAGGGAAAGGGACCACCCCAGGGCCCCCTGGGAAGGCAGGACCCGCAGTGGCACAGGTCAAGACTGAGGCGCAGGAAGACTCGGAGAGCAGTGAGGAGTCAGACAATGAGGAAGCGGCCGCAACTCCTGCACAg GTGAAGACTTCAGTGAAAACCCCTCAGACCAAAGCCAACCCTTCTGCCACCAGAGTGACTTCAGCCAAAGTGGCAGCACCAGCTCCTGGAAAGGAGACCCTTGCTGTTGCTCAAGCCAAAGTGGGGTCCCCAGCCAAG GTAAAACCACCAGCGAGAGCCCCCCAGAGCAGCGCCGTCTCTGGGAGGGGCCAGGCGTCTGTGCCGGCTGTGGGGAAGGCAGCAGCTGCAACAGCCCAGGCCCAACCTGGGCCTGTCAGGGGCTCACAGGAGGACTCGGAGAGCAGTGAGGAGGAGTCGGACAGTGAGGGAGAGGCGCCTGCTCAG GCAAAGCCCTCAGGAAAGACCCCCCAGGTCAGAACTGCCTCAGCCCCCACCAAGGCATCCCCCAAGAAAGGGGCTACCCCGGTACCCCCTGGGAAGGCAGGACCCCCAGCTGCCCAggccaggaggcaggaggaggactcAGAGAGCAGCAGCGAGGAGGAGTCGGACAGTGACGGGGACGCGCCAGCAGCTGCACCTTCAGCCCAG AAAGAGGGTAGCTCCAAAACTGCCACAAGCAAGACCCTGGCCTCCgcctccctggagaagaaagcagAGGAGTCCTCAACCAGCAGTGATGAGGACCTGCCATCGAGCCAG gtgATTAAAACCCCTCTGATTTTTGTCGACCCTAATCGTAGTCCAGCTGGCCCAGCTGCTACCCCCGCCCAAGCGCAGGCTACAGGCACCCCGAGGAAGGCTCAGGCCTCGGAGAGCACAGCCAGGAGCTCCTCTGAGAGCGAGGATGAGGATGTGATCCCCGCTACACAGTGCCTGACTCCTG CCACTAGGACCAGCGTGGTGACTGTGCCCACGGCCCCCCCAAAGGCGGCCCTCAGAGCCAGTGTGGTGGGGGCCCCCAGCAGTGAGGACACAAGTCAGGGGTCTGAAGGCAAGAAACAGGAGTCTTCAGCCACTCAG GTGACCAAGAGGAACCTCCCGCTAACGCAGGCTGCCCTGAAGGTTCTTGCCCAGAAGGCCAGTGAGGCCCAGCCTCCTGCTGCCAAGACCCCGTCTTCAAGTGGG ACTGACAGTGCTGTGGGAACACTCTCTACGGCGAGTCCCCAGAGCACCCCTACCCAGGCCAGAATGGCCAACAAGCTCAGAAAGCCTGAGGTTCCTGCAGCTCAGCGGGCCCCAGCCACTCCCTCGGGGCACCCCACAGCCAAGGCCCCCGCGCCCTCGGATGACAGCAACAGCAGCTCTTCAGGGAGCGAGGACGATGCCGAGGGGTCCCAGGCGGCCCCGTCAGCCCACAGGCCAG GCCCAGCCCCCTCCAGGAGGGAGACCTTGGTGGAAGAAACCACAGCAGAGTCCAGTGACGATGAGGTGGTGGCACCTTCCCAG TCTCTCCTCTCAGGTTTTGTGACTCCTGGGCTGACTCCAGCCAGTTCCAAGACTTCAAAGGCCACTCCCAAACCAGATGCCAGcccctctgtttcctctgctccGGCCCCCAGAGATGCCCCAGAGGGCAAGCAGGAAGTGGAGCCCCAGCAAGCAGCAGGCACCATGTCCCCTAAAACAG GCAGAAAAGAGGCTGGTGCCACACCTCAGAAGCCCGGGAAGGGGCCTGGGAGTCCCCCAGCCTCCATGCTGGCGCTGCAGAACAACATCACCCAGCGCCTCCTGAGCGAGCCCTGGCCCCTGAGCGAGGCGCAGGTGCAGGCCTCAGTGGCGAAGGTGCTGACGGAGCTGCTggagcaggagaggaagaaggcCGTGGACACCACCAAGGAAGGCAGCCGGAAGGGCCGCCTGGGCCATAAGCGGAAGCTGTCTGAAGACCAGACAACCCCCAAGGCCCCCAAgagcaagaaaaagaagcagCTGGCAGCCACAGATGGCGGGGAGCATGTGGTCTCTTCAGAAAAGGCCCCCAGGACTGTCAAGGGGAAATCCAAGAAGGACAGAGCAGGTGGTGACGtcaaggagaagaaggaggagtcTCCCGGCTCTCAAGGGGCCAAGGAGAAGCCAGTAGGGGAGCTGGGGACCCCGAAGGGTGACGGGGGAGACCACGGCAACctcaaaataaagaaagagaagaaatccgACAAGA aaaaaaaagacaaggagaaaaaggaaaagaagaagaaagcaaaaaaggcCTCAACCAAAGACCCTGGCTCAccatcacagaagaaaaagaagagaaag AAGAAGACGGCAGAGCAGACTGTCTGA
- the TCOF1 gene encoding treacle protein isoform X2: MAEARKRRELLPLIYQHLLQAGYVRAAREVKEQSGQKSFLKQSVTLLDIYTHWQQTSEIGRKRKAEEDAALQAKRTRVSDPISSSESSEEEEEEEEEAEAQTAKPTPRLAATNSSVTGTVSSSSVKEKAKAKTTKASKTVNSTTHPAPGKAVAHLLPGKSPQKTTGPSANAVLVSETEEKGSVSALRTATTPGMASADQADSSSEDTTSSSDETDLEVKAAVKPLQVRSSAAAVKESPRKSAAPTPGKAGVVTPQVKGSAVTPASRAKKPEEVSESSEESDESEEEAPAGTPSQVKALEKTVPIKVAPSPAKGTPGKGATPAPPGKAGPSATQAMTGKPEEDSESSSQESDSEEETQAVKTPVQAKPSGKIPQVKAASAAPTQVLSPKKGAPPAPPGKAGPAATQPRKQEEESSSSEESDSEGEEPAAVRQTTSLAQAKPLEKNSQVRAASAMGAGPSVKGTVPALPQKARSVAAQDGKQEDSESSSEEESDSEEEVQRAGTSAQAQSSGKALQVRPASGPTKGPPQKAGPATTQIKVERAEEDSESSEEESDSEDEAPVAKTPAQAKSAVKTSQIKASPKKGTPITPASARVPPVQVGTPAPRTAATVSTPTCASSPAVVRRTQKPGEDSSSSEESESEEETAPAAAGGQMKSVGKSLPVKAASAPTKGPSGKGTTPGPPGKAGPAVAQVKTEAQEDSESSEESDNEEAAATPAQVKTSVKTPQTKANPSATRVTSAKVAAPAPGKETLAVAQAKVGSPAKVKPPARAPQSSAVSGRGQASVPAVGKAAAATAQAQPGPVRGSQEDSESSEEESDSEGEAPAQAKPSGKTPQVRTASAPTKASPKKGATPVPPGKAGPPAAQARRQEEDSESSSEEESDSDGDAPAAAPSAQKEGSSKTATSKTLASASLEKKAEESSTSSDEDLPSSQVIKTPLIFVDPNRSPAGPAATPAQAQATGTPRKAQASESTARSSSESEDEDVIPATQCLTPATRTSVVTVPTAPPKAALRASVVGAPSSEDTSQGSEGKKQESSATQTDSAVGTLSTASPQSTPTQARMANKLRKPEVPAAQRAPATPSGHPTAKAPAPSDDSNSSSSGSEDDAEGSQAAPSAHRPGPAPSRRETLVEETTAESSDDEVVAPSQSLLSGFVTPGLTPASSKTSKATPKPDASPSVSSAPAPRDAPEGKQEVEPQQAAGTMSPKTGRKEAGATPQKPGKGPGSPPASMLALQNNITQRLLSEPWPLSEAQVQASVAKVLTELLEQERKKAVDTTKEGSRKGRLGHKRKLSEDQTTPKAPKSKKKKQLAATDGGEHVVSSEKAPRTVKGKSKKDRAGGDVKEKKEESPGSQGAKEKPVGELGTPKGDGGDHGNLKIKKEKKSDKKKKDKEKKEKKKKAKKASTKDPGSPSQKKKKRKKKTAEQTV; this comes from the exons ATGGCTGAGGCCAGGAAGCGGCGGGAGCTGCTTCCCCTGATCTACCAGCATCTGCTGCAGGCGGGCTATGTGCGCGCGGCGCGGGAAGTGAAGGAGCAGAGCGGCCAG AAAAGTTTCCTGAAGCAGTCTGTAACCCTTCTGGACATCTATACACACTGGCAACA AACTTCGGAGATTGGCCGGAAACGGAAGGCAGAGGAAGATGCGGCCTTGCAGGCGAAGAGGACCCGCGTATCAGACCCCATCAGCAGCTCAGAGAGCtcggaagaggaggaggaggaggaggaggaggcagaagccCAAACCGCCAAACCCA CCCCGAGACTAGCAGCTACCAACTCCTCAGTCACAGGGACAGTTTCATCTTCAAGTGTGAAAGAAAAAGCCAAG GCAAAGACCACGAAAGCCAGCAAGACGGTGAACTCCACGACACACCCTGCCCCTGGAAAGGCAGTGGCCCACCTCCTCCCTGGGAAGTCACCCCAGAAGACTACAGGGCCCTCGGCAAATGCTGTCTTGGTGTCAGAAACCGAGGAAAAGGGCAGCGTGTCAGCCCTCAGAACTGCCACCACGCCTG GAATGGCATCCGCTGACCAGGCTGACAGCTCCAGTGAGGATACCACCAGCTCGAGTGATGAGACGGACTTGGAG GTGAAAGCCGCAGTAAAACCACTGCAGGTCAGATCCTCAGCCGCTGCAGTCAAGGAGTCTCCGAGAAAAAGTGCAGCACCAACCCCAGGGAAGGCAGGGGTTGTAACACCCCAAGTCAAAGGCAGTGCTGTGACCCCAGCCAGCAGGGCCAAGAAGCCAGAAGAGGTCTCAGAGAGCAGCGAGGAGTCCGACGAGAGTGAGGAGGAGGCCCCTGCGGGGACACCCAGTCAG GTGAAGGCCTTGGAGAAAACTGTCCCAATCAAAGTTGCTCCTAGTCCTGCCAAGGGGACCCCTGGGAAAGGGGCCACcccagcaccccctgggaagGCAGGGCCCTCAGCCACCCAGGCCATGACGGGGAAGCCAGAGGAGGACTCAGAGAGCAGCAGCCAGGAGTCAGACAGCGAGGAGGAGACACAAGCTGTTAAGACCCCAGTGCAG gcaAAGccctctgggaagatcccccaggttAAAGCCGCCTCCGCAGCACCCACCCAGGTGCTTTCCCCTAAGAAAGGGGCCCCTCCAGCACCCCCTGGCAAGGCAGGGCCTGCAGCCACCCAGCccaggaagcaggaggaggagagcagCAGCAGCGAGGAATCGGACAGCGAGGGCGAGGAGCCCGCGGCCGTGCGGCAGACTACAAGCCTGGCTCAG GCAAAGCCCTTGGAGAAAAACTCTCAGGTCAGAGCTGCCTCAGCCATGGGTGCGGGACCCTCGGTGAAGGGCACAGTCCCAGCGCTCCCTCAGAAGGCAAGGTCTGTGGCCGCCCAGGACGGGAAGCAGGAGGACTCAGAGAGCAGCAGTGAGGAGGAATCGGACAGCGAGGAGGAGGTGCAGAGGGCAGGGACCTCAGCCCAG GCACAGTCCTCTGGGAAAGCCCTCCAGGTCAGACCTGCCTCAGGTCCCACCAAGGGGCCCCCTCAGAAGGCCGGGCCTGCAACCACCCAGATCAAGGTCGAAAGGGCCGAGGAAGACTCAGAGAGCAGTGAGGAGGAGTCAGACAGTGAGGATGAAGCTCCTGTAGCCAAGACTCCAGCCCAG GCAAAATCAGCGGTGAAAACTTCTCAGATCAAGGCCTCCCCAAAGAAGGGCACCCCCATTACACCCGCATCTGCCAGGGTCCCCCCAGTGCAAGTCGGCACCCCAGCCCCCCGGACAGCAGCAACAGTGAGTACACCCACCTGCGCATCATCCCCTGCCGTAGTCAGGCGCACCCAGAAGCCGGGGGAGGACTCTTCAAGCAGCGAGGAGTCCGAGAGCGAGGAGGAGACAGCTCCTGCTGCCGCAGGGGGACAG ATGAAGTCTGTAGGGAAGAGCCTCCCAGTGAAAGCTGCCTCAGCACCCACCAAGGGGCCCTCAGGGAAAGGGACCACCCCAGGGCCCCCTGGGAAGGCAGGACCCGCAGTGGCACAGGTCAAGACTGAGGCGCAGGAAGACTCGGAGAGCAGTGAGGAGTCAGACAATGAGGAAGCGGCCGCAACTCCTGCACAg GTGAAGACTTCAGTGAAAACCCCTCAGACCAAAGCCAACCCTTCTGCCACCAGAGTGACTTCAGCCAAAGTGGCAGCACCAGCTCCTGGAAAGGAGACCCTTGCTGTTGCTCAAGCCAAAGTGGGGTCCCCAGCCAAG GTAAAACCACCAGCGAGAGCCCCCCAGAGCAGCGCCGTCTCTGGGAGGGGCCAGGCGTCTGTGCCGGCTGTGGGGAAGGCAGCAGCTGCAACAGCCCAGGCCCAACCTGGGCCTGTCAGGGGCTCACAGGAGGACTCGGAGAGCAGTGAGGAGGAGTCGGACAGTGAGGGAGAGGCGCCTGCTCAG GCAAAGCCCTCAGGAAAGACCCCCCAGGTCAGAACTGCCTCAGCCCCCACCAAGGCATCCCCCAAGAAAGGGGCTACCCCGGTACCCCCTGGGAAGGCAGGACCCCCAGCTGCCCAggccaggaggcaggaggaggactcAGAGAGCAGCAGCGAGGAGGAGTCGGACAGTGACGGGGACGCGCCAGCAGCTGCACCTTCAGCCCAG AAAGAGGGTAGCTCCAAAACTGCCACAAGCAAGACCCTGGCCTCCgcctccctggagaagaaagcagAGGAGTCCTCAACCAGCAGTGATGAGGACCTGCCATCGAGCCAG gtgATTAAAACCCCTCTGATTTTTGTCGACCCTAATCGTAGTCCAGCTGGCCCAGCTGCTACCCCCGCCCAAGCGCAGGCTACAGGCACCCCGAGGAAGGCTCAGGCCTCGGAGAGCACAGCCAGGAGCTCCTCTGAGAGCGAGGATGAGGATGTGATCCCCGCTACACAGTGCCTGACTCCTG CCACTAGGACCAGCGTGGTGACTGTGCCCACGGCCCCCCCAAAGGCGGCCCTCAGAGCCAGTGTGGTGGGGGCCCCCAGCAGTGAGGACACAAGTCAGGGGTCTGAAGGCAAGAAACAGGAGTCTTCAGCCACTCAG ACTGACAGTGCTGTGGGAACACTCTCTACGGCGAGTCCCCAGAGCACCCCTACCCAGGCCAGAATGGCCAACAAGCTCAGAAAGCCTGAGGTTCCTGCAGCTCAGCGGGCCCCAGCCACTCCCTCGGGGCACCCCACAGCCAAGGCCCCCGCGCCCTCGGATGACAGCAACAGCAGCTCTTCAGGGAGCGAGGACGATGCCGAGGGGTCCCAGGCGGCCCCGTCAGCCCACAGGCCAG GCCCAGCCCCCTCCAGGAGGGAGACCTTGGTGGAAGAAACCACAGCAGAGTCCAGTGACGATGAGGTGGTGGCACCTTCCCAG TCTCTCCTCTCAGGTTTTGTGACTCCTGGGCTGACTCCAGCCAGTTCCAAGACTTCAAAGGCCACTCCCAAACCAGATGCCAGcccctctgtttcctctgctccGGCCCCCAGAGATGCCCCAGAGGGCAAGCAGGAAGTGGAGCCCCAGCAAGCAGCAGGCACCATGTCCCCTAAAACAG GCAGAAAAGAGGCTGGTGCCACACCTCAGAAGCCCGGGAAGGGGCCTGGGAGTCCCCCAGCCTCCATGCTGGCGCTGCAGAACAACATCACCCAGCGCCTCCTGAGCGAGCCCTGGCCCCTGAGCGAGGCGCAGGTGCAGGCCTCAGTGGCGAAGGTGCTGACGGAGCTGCTggagcaggagaggaagaaggcCGTGGACACCACCAAGGAAGGCAGCCGGAAGGGCCGCCTGGGCCATAAGCGGAAGCTGTCTGAAGACCAGACAACCCCCAAGGCCCCCAAgagcaagaaaaagaagcagCTGGCAGCCACAGATGGCGGGGAGCATGTGGTCTCTTCAGAAAAGGCCCCCAGGACTGTCAAGGGGAAATCCAAGAAGGACAGAGCAGGTGGTGACGtcaaggagaagaaggaggagtcTCCCGGCTCTCAAGGGGCCAAGGAGAAGCCAGTAGGGGAGCTGGGGACCCCGAAGGGTGACGGGGGAGACCACGGCAACctcaaaataaagaaagagaagaaatccgACAAGA aaaaaaaagacaaggagaaaaaggaaaagaagaagaaagcaaaaaaggcCTCAACCAAAGACCCTGGCTCAccatcacagaagaaaaagaagagaaag AAGAAGACGGCAGAGCAGACTGTCTGA